A single window of Rhizobium sp. SL42 DNA harbors:
- a CDS encoding cobyrinate a,c-diamide synthase: MSGLMIAAPASGSGKTVVTLGLMRALKRRSLRLAPGKAGPDYIDPAFHSAASGETCFNFDPWAMRPEFLLAQAESHGSGRLLLIEAMMGLFDGAADGSGSAGDLAALLGLPVVLVVDCAKTSQSVAALVQGFAAYRADVRVAGVILNRVGSDRHEAMLRMALDAIGMPVLGAIRSDAGLALPERHLGLVQASEHAALETFVGHAADVMERCCDLDLLVAIADRASGQSASPAVSSIAPIGQHVAIARDMAFAFSYAHLIEGWRGQGAEVSFFSPLADEAPAGAADAVYLPGGYPELHAGPLSSAARFSSGMLNAAARGTRIYGECGGYMVLGDALIDGEGASHAMLGLLPLVTSYAVRKRHLGYRRVTPVDTGCFAGAMTAHEFHYSTVVAEGDADRLFTARDALDNDLGAVGLRRGKVCGSYMHLVDITETGT; the protein is encoded by the coding sequence ATGAGCGGTCTTATGATCGCAGCGCCGGCATCCGGTTCCGGCAAGACCGTGGTGACACTCGGCCTGATGCGGGCGCTGAAACGTCGCAGCCTCAGGCTTGCTCCGGGCAAGGCCGGTCCCGATTACATCGATCCGGCATTTCATTCCGCGGCCAGCGGCGAGACCTGCTTCAATTTCGATCCCTGGGCCATGCGCCCCGAATTTCTTCTCGCACAGGCCGAAAGCCATGGCAGCGGGCGGCTGCTGCTGATCGAGGCGATGATGGGTCTCTTCGATGGAGCCGCCGACGGCTCCGGATCGGCGGGCGATCTCGCGGCCCTGCTCGGATTGCCGGTCGTGCTGGTAGTGGACTGCGCCAAGACATCGCAGTCTGTCGCGGCACTGGTCCAGGGTTTTGCCGCTTACCGCGCCGATGTCCGGGTGGCTGGTGTCATTCTCAACCGGGTCGGCAGCGATCGTCATGAGGCGATGTTGCGCATGGCGCTCGACGCGATCGGCATGCCGGTGCTTGGCGCGATCCGCAGCGATGCAGGCCTCGCGCTTCCCGAACGCCATCTCGGCCTGGTGCAGGCGAGTGAACATGCCGCACTTGAAACCTTTGTCGGGCATGCGGCCGACGTCATGGAACGCTGCTGCGATCTCGATCTCCTGGTCGCGATCGCCGATCGGGCTTCCGGTCAGTCAGCATCGCCTGCCGTGTCGTCGATCGCACCGATCGGCCAGCATGTCGCGATCGCGCGTGACATGGCCTTTGCCTTTTCCTATGCGCACCTGATCGAAGGCTGGCGCGGGCAGGGTGCCGAGGTCTCCTTCTTTTCGCCGCTGGCCGACGAAGCGCCTGCTGGTGCGGCCGACGCGGTCTATCTTCCAGGTGGCTATCCGGAACTGCATGCCGGCCCGCTTTCTTCCGCCGCCCGTTTCAGCTCCGGCATGCTGAATGCGGCCGCGCGCGGTACACGGATCTATGGCGAATGCGGCGGCTACATGGTTCTCGGTGATGCGCTGATCGATGGCGAAGGTGCTTCACACGCCATGCTCGGGCTCTTGCCCTTGGTGACAAGCTACGCCGTTCGCAAGCGTCATCTCGGTTATCGGCGGGTTACGCCTGTGGATACCGGTTGTTTCGCAGGCGCAATGACGGCGCATGAATTTCACTATTCGACCGTGGTTGCCGAAGGTGACGCCGATCGGCTCTTCACTGCCAGGGATGCGCTGGACAATGATCTTGGTGCCGTTGGTCTCAGGCGCGGCAAGGTGTGCGGCTCCTATATGCATCTGGTGGATATCACGGAGACCGGCACATGA